From a single Cytophagales bacterium WSM2-2 genomic region:
- the metX gene encoding homoserine O-acetyltransferase, with product MIKSDSIFHYPSEFTLESGGKLPGFQLKYTTLGQLNKDRNNVVWICHALTGSSDFTDWWGDFFDSDSVYSPRDYFIICANTLGGCYGSTGPLSVNPATAKPYFHDFPKLTNRDAIRSFDLLREHLQISKVHTLIGGSLGGQQVLEWAIERPDVFKNVVAVATNAVHSPWGIAFNEAQRMAIAADASWKENDERAGVEGMKAARAIAMVSYRAYDGFGHTQSEKSDEKTDNFRASSYQQYQGQKLVNRFNAYTYWLLSKMMDSHNVGRGRKSAEAALQKIKADTLVVGIETDILFPLSEQKFLAANIPNARYEEITSLFGHDGFLVEFEQLKKLVRNFLSEPVIINR from the coding sequence ATGATCAAATCAGATTCCATATTTCACTATCCCAGTGAGTTTACGTTGGAGTCCGGGGGGAAACTCCCGGGCTTCCAATTAAAATACACAACCCTTGGTCAGTTAAACAAAGACCGCAATAATGTCGTATGGATTTGTCACGCTCTTACAGGCAGCTCGGACTTCACTGACTGGTGGGGTGATTTTTTTGACTCGGATAGTGTTTATTCTCCTCGCGATTATTTCATCATCTGTGCCAATACACTTGGTGGCTGCTACGGCTCTACCGGTCCGTTGTCAGTAAATCCCGCCACTGCCAAACCCTACTTTCATGACTTCCCTAAATTGACGAACCGCGATGCAATCCGCTCCTTTGATTTATTGCGCGAGCATTTGCAGATCAGCAAAGTTCACACATTGATTGGCGGATCACTCGGTGGTCAGCAAGTTTTGGAGTGGGCTATCGAACGGCCTGACGTCTTCAAAAATGTTGTCGCTGTTGCCACCAATGCCGTACACTCGCCATGGGGAATTGCATTCAATGAAGCCCAGCGCATGGCTATCGCAGCTGATGCTTCCTGGAAAGAAAATGACGAGCGTGCCGGGGTTGAGGGCATGAAAGCTGCACGAGCTATTGCTATGGTATCATATCGAGCTTACGATGGGTTCGGTCATACACAATCAGAAAAGTCGGATGAAAAGACTGACAACTTCCGCGCATCATCGTACCAGCAATATCAAGGGCAGAAACTTGTCAATCGGTTCAATGCGTATACCTACTGGCTCTTGTCTAAAATGATGGACAGTCACAATGTAGGTCGAGGGCGAAAGAGTGCGGAAGCTGCTTTGCAAAAAATAAAAGCCGATACATTGGTTGTAGGGATAGAAACGGATATCCTTTTCCCTTTAAGCGAACAGAAATTCCTGGCTGCGAATATTCCCAACGCCCGTTATGAAGAAATTACTTCGCTTTTTGGTCATGACGGGTTTCTGGTTGAATTCGAGCAATTGAAAAAACTAGTCAGAAATTTTTTAAGTGAACCTGTAATCATAAATCGTTAA
- the acyP gene encoding acylphosphatase encodes MKHLRILVSGKVQGVYFRASTKTQADLLGVQGFVRNEPNGDVYIEAEAEDEKITQFINWCKRGPSRARVDNLHVEEGSLTEYAGFEIRY; translated from the coding sequence ATGAAGCATCTTCGGATTCTAGTGTCAGGCAAAGTGCAGGGCGTATATTTTCGTGCATCAACAAAGACACAAGCCGATCTATTAGGAGTTCAGGGATTTGTTAGAAATGAACCTAACGGTGATGTCTACATCGAAGCGGAGGCCGAGGATGAAAAAATAACCCAATTTATTAATTGGTGTAAACGAGGCCCAAGCCGTGCACGTGTCGATAATCTCCACGTTGAAGAAGGATCTTTAACAGAATATGCCGGATTTGAAATAAGGTACTGA
- a CDS encoding DNA-directed RNA polymerase sigma-70 factor, with amino-acid sequence MRFVAIHNILNILPAIPASIKTKREHINEPELLAGLRARDSSFLDYLYDNYSGALYGVVLRVIKDEDIAQEVLQDAFLKIWDKIETYDASKGKLFTWMLNVTRNLAIDRTRSKEMSKGKKTDDLDLLVNRIDNQEQSELQVDAIGLKETLDRLPEEQRFVIEHLYLKGFTQSELADEFNIPLGTVKTRTRLALIELRTILKVN; translated from the coding sequence ATGCGATTCGTTGCAATCCATAACATTTTGAATATATTGCCTGCAATTCCTGCAAGTATAAAAACCAAGAGAGAACATATCAACGAACCTGAATTGCTGGCCGGCCTTCGCGCTCGCGACAGTTCATTCCTGGATTATCTCTATGATAATTATTCCGGAGCGTTGTATGGTGTTGTGCTTCGCGTGATCAAAGACGAAGACATTGCCCAGGAAGTTCTGCAGGATGCTTTCCTGAAAATCTGGGACAAGATCGAAACCTACGATGCATCGAAGGGAAAGCTATTCACCTGGATGCTGAATGTGACACGAAATCTGGCCATCGACCGGACACGCTCAAAAGAAATGAGCAAAGGAAAGAAAACCGATGACCTCGATCTTCTCGTAAATAGAATTGACAATCAGGAACAATCGGAATTACAAGTCGATGCCATTGGTTTGAAAGAAACATTGGATCGGCTTCCCGAAGAACAGCGGTTCGTAATAGAACATCTTTATTTGAAAGGCTTTACACAGTCAGAACTGGCTGATGAATTCAATATTCCGTTAGGAACAGTGAAAACACGTACCCGATTAGCATTAATTGAACTTCGAACGATTTTGAAAGTAAATTGA
- the cysD_1 gene encoding O-acetylhomoserine (thiol)-lyase, with protein MSDLRFETLQLHAGQEADPTTGSRAVPIYQTSSYVFKNSEHGANLFALKEFGNIYTRIMNPTTDVFEKRIAALEGGVGALAVGSGQAAQFIALNNILQSGDNFVSTSFLYGGTYNQFKVAFKRLGIDVRFAEGDTPQAFEKLIDKGTKAIYLETIGNPGFNIPDFDSIAALAKKYDLPLIVDNTFGAAGYLFRPIDHGASIVVESATKWIGGHGTSIGGVIVDAGNYNWGNGKFPQFTEPSEGYHGLKFWEVFGENNPLGLPNIAFIIRARVEGLRDFGPALSPFNSFLLLQGLETLSLRVQRSADNALALAQWLEQNPKVETVNYPGLVTSTYHKLAKKYLRNGFGAVLSFTVKGTKENTAALVDNLKLVSHLANVGDAKTLIIQPSATTHQQLTDEEQITAGVLPNLLRVSVGIEHIDDIKADFEQAFIKVFKKEFAASK; from the coding sequence ATGTCTGATTTACGATTTGAAACTCTTCAGCTTCATGCAGGTCAGGAAGCTGACCCCACGACAGGTTCCCGTGCGGTACCTATCTACCAAACCTCTTCTTATGTGTTCAAAAATTCGGAGCACGGTGCAAATCTTTTTGCTCTCAAAGAATTTGGAAACATCTATACACGGATCATGAACCCGACCACCGATGTTTTTGAAAAAAGAATCGCTGCACTGGAAGGCGGTGTTGGCGCTCTTGCTGTCGGTTCCGGCCAGGCAGCCCAATTCATTGCCCTCAATAACATTCTGCAGTCAGGTGATAATTTTGTATCTACTTCTTTTCTATATGGTGGCACATACAATCAGTTTAAGGTTGCTTTTAAAAGATTAGGTATCGATGTTCGTTTTGCTGAAGGTGATACTCCTCAAGCCTTTGAAAAATTAATCGACAAAGGCACAAAAGCTATTTACCTTGAAACAATCGGAAACCCTGGCTTTAACATTCCTGATTTCGACAGCATTGCAGCACTTGCAAAAAAATACGATCTCCCACTCATAGTCGACAATACGTTTGGAGCAGCAGGTTATCTGTTTCGTCCGATCGATCACGGAGCCAGCATTGTGGTTGAATCCGCCACAAAATGGATTGGGGGACATGGCACTTCCATCGGTGGTGTAATCGTAGATGCAGGCAATTATAATTGGGGCAACGGTAAATTTCCGCAATTCACAGAACCGAGCGAAGGCTATCATGGATTGAAATTCTGGGAAGTGTTCGGAGAAAATAACCCACTCGGTTTACCCAATATTGCTTTCATCATTCGGGCGCGGGTAGAGGGACTGCGCGATTTTGGTCCGGCACTCAGCCCGTTCAATTCGTTTCTGCTCCTCCAAGGCCTGGAAACACTTTCCCTTCGTGTGCAACGGTCGGCAGACAACGCACTTGCTTTGGCTCAATGGCTCGAGCAAAATCCAAAAGTGGAGACAGTCAACTACCCTGGCCTTGTGACAAGTACTTATCACAAGCTCGCCAAAAAATACTTGCGTAATGGATTTGGAGCTGTGCTGTCATTCACGGTGAAGGGCACCAAGGAAAATACGGCAGCACTTGTAGATAATCTCAAGCTGGTGAGTCATCTCGCCAATGTGGGTGACGCCAAGACACTGATCATTCAGCCTTCGGCTACAACACACCAGCAGCTTACAGATGAGGAACAAATTACAGCCGGTGTGCTGCCCAATCTTCTTCGTGTGTCGGTGGGCATTGAACACATCGATGACATCAAGGCTGATTTTGAACAAGCATTCATCAAGGTTTTTAAAAAAGAATTCGCAGCAAGTAAATGA
- a CDS encoding 2-deoxyribose-5-phosphate aldolase, protein MDIASYIEHTNLSPTLTIKDIDRLVEEARQFHLLGICVPPFWVKRAKREIANDKILLVTVAGFPLGYSMTETKLDEIKRAIDNGADEVDVVWNISSFKTNLPWTKIEIAKCSKLTHDHQKQLKVIIETAYLSDEEIVTACKICADAGVDFVKTSTGFAPTGAREEHIELMKATLPSSVGIKASGGIKTYEQAMTMIEAGASRIGTSSGVKIVESQKINP, encoded by the coding sequence ATGGATATTGCAAGTTATATCGAGCACACCAACCTGAGTCCGACACTTACCATTAAGGACATTGACCGCCTTGTAGAGGAAGCCCGGCAATTTCATTTACTTGGAATTTGCGTGCCGCCCTTCTGGGTGAAACGTGCAAAGCGTGAAATCGCAAATGATAAAATTCTGCTCGTCACGGTGGCGGGATTTCCACTGGGCTATTCCATGACCGAAACAAAGCTGGATGAAATCAAGCGGGCCATTGACAATGGGGCAGATGAAGTCGATGTGGTCTGGAATATTTCCTCTTTTAAAACGAACCTTCCCTGGACTAAAATAGAAATTGCCAAGTGCAGCAAACTGACGCACGACCATCAGAAGCAGCTTAAAGTGATTATAGAAACAGCTTATTTATCTGATGAGGAGATTGTTACTGCGTGCAAAATTTGCGCAGATGCTGGGGTAGATTTTGTAAAAACATCGACCGGGTTTGCACCGACTGGTGCTCGCGAAGAACATATTGAATTAATGAAAGCAACATTGCCATCCTCGGTCGGTATCAAGGCATCTGGCGGAATAAAAACATACGAACAGGCAATGACGATGATTGAAGCAGGGGCCTCACGTATAGGCACTTCATCCGGAGTAAAAATTGTAGAGTCTCAAAAAATAAATCCATGA
- a CDS encoding glyceraldehyde-3-phosphate dehydrogenase translates to MIDLSNLFPDESAIPESVQLPGKIDQREYLVNGELLQWQGDLSPVGSPVFTKTGGDYQQKIIGSTPLLTSKEALAALDAAVKAYDLGHGVWPMMTVAERIHQVEIFLSKMIEKRSEVVKLLMWEIGKTQKDSEKEFDRTCDYIVDTINALKDLDRRSSNFVQEQGIMGQIRRVPLGVALCMGPYNYPLNETFTTLFPALIMGNTVVFKPAKYGVLLIRPLLEAFRSSFPPGVINIIYGRGRDTVGVLMETGKIDVFAFIGTNKGANELKKAHPKSHRLRAVLGLDAKNLAIVLPDADITNAVNECVLGSLSFNGQRCTAIKIIFVHKDVADQFLKKFSEAVSALKPGMPWDAGVGLTPLPEPGKTNFLKGLVDDAVSHGAKIINPDGGKILNTFFYPAVLYPVNDKMKVYSEEQFGPVVPVRSFENESEVIEYVLNSNFGQQLSIFGKDSKTIAHLIDSFASQVGRININTQCQRGPDTFPFNGRKDSAEGTLSVADALRAFSIRSLVATKINADNKKIIGNIIRNRESAFLSTDYIF, encoded by the coding sequence ATGATTGATCTATCCAACTTGTTTCCAGATGAATCGGCCATCCCAGAATCTGTTCAACTTCCTGGCAAAATCGACCAGCGCGAATATTTGGTTAACGGCGAGTTGCTACAATGGCAGGGCGACCTCAGCCCGGTAGGTAGCCCGGTGTTCACCAAGACCGGAGGCGACTACCAGCAGAAAATTATTGGGAGCACACCATTGCTTACCTCGAAGGAAGCGTTGGCTGCCCTCGATGCCGCAGTAAAAGCCTATGACTTAGGTCACGGGGTCTGGCCGATGATGACAGTAGCGGAACGGATTCATCAAGTGGAAATTTTTCTCAGCAAAATGATTGAGAAGAGATCGGAAGTGGTGAAACTTTTGATGTGGGAAATTGGGAAAACTCAAAAAGATTCCGAGAAAGAGTTTGACCGTACGTGCGACTACATTGTTGACACCATTAATGCACTGAAAGACTTGGATAGAAGGTCGTCAAACTTTGTGCAGGAGCAAGGCATTATGGGTCAGATCAGACGTGTGCCGCTCGGTGTCGCACTGTGTATGGGGCCATATAATTATCCGCTCAATGAGACCTTTACTACACTTTTCCCTGCCCTTATCATGGGTAACACGGTCGTGTTCAAGCCGGCCAAGTATGGAGTGCTGCTGATTCGTCCATTGCTTGAAGCATTTCGTTCCAGTTTTCCTCCCGGAGTGATTAATATCATCTATGGTCGAGGTCGTGATACAGTAGGTGTTTTGATGGAAACCGGAAAGATCGATGTCTTTGCTTTTATCGGAACAAACAAAGGTGCCAATGAATTGAAAAAAGCCCATCCGAAATCACATCGGTTAAGAGCAGTGCTTGGCCTTGATGCAAAGAACCTCGCGATCGTCCTCCCGGATGCGGATATTACCAACGCAGTAAATGAATGCGTGCTCGGCTCGTTGTCATTCAACGGACAACGGTGTACTGCTATTAAAATTATTTTTGTTCATAAAGATGTCGCAGACCAATTTCTAAAGAAATTCAGTGAGGCAGTGTCTGCACTTAAGCCAGGAATGCCGTGGGATGCGGGTGTTGGGCTAACGCCACTGCCTGAGCCGGGAAAGACTAATTTCCTGAAGGGTTTAGTCGATGATGCTGTTAGTCACGGTGCTAAAATTATCAATCCCGATGGCGGAAAAATTCTTAACACATTCTTTTATCCAGCTGTTCTTTATCCTGTCAATGACAAAATGAAAGTTTATTCTGAAGAACAATTCGGGCCGGTTGTACCGGTGAGGTCGTTTGAAAATGAAAGTGAAGTAATTGAGTACGTATTGAATTCAAACTTCGGGCAGCAACTGAGCATCTTTGGAAAGGATTCAAAAACCATTGCGCATTTGATCGACTCATTTGCCAGCCAGGTCGGACGGATTAATATCAATACACAATGCCAGCGTGGACCGGATACATTTCCATTTAACGGAAGAAAAGATTCGGCCGAGGGTACGTTGTCCGTAGCCGATGCTTTGCGGGCATTTTCAATTCGTTCCTTAGTGGCGACAAAAATCAATGCTGACAACAAAAAAATTATTGGAAATATTATTCGTAACCGTGAGTCAGCTTTTTTAAGCACTGATTATATTTTCTGA
- a CDS encoding beta-ketoacyl-ACP reductase — MKLLQNKTALITGASKGIGRSIAIKFAEQGANVAFTYLSSVEQGQALENELKSKGVKAKGFRSDASDFGQADKLINDVVAEFGALDILINNAGITMDNLLLRMTEEAWDKIINVNLKSCFNTVKAATKPMMKQKGGSIINMTSVVGLKGNAGQANYAASKAGIIGFTKSVALELGSRGIRSNAIAPGFIETEMTGKLDEKVVQSWREAIPLKRGGRPEDVADACIFLASDMSSYITGQVIQVDGGMLT, encoded by the coding sequence ATGAAACTTTTACAAAATAAAACTGCACTCATTACCGGAGCCTCTAAAGGAATAGGCCGAAGTATCGCCATCAAGTTTGCCGAGCAAGGCGCAAATGTTGCCTTCACTTACTTGTCAAGTGTCGAGCAGGGCCAGGCACTGGAGAATGAACTGAAATCAAAAGGTGTGAAAGCAAAAGGCTTCCGCTCTGATGCTTCTGATTTTGGGCAGGCGGATAAACTAATTAACGATGTCGTTGCAGAGTTTGGTGCTTTAGATATTTTGATCAACAACGCTGGTATTACCATGGACAATCTCCTGCTTCGTATGACTGAAGAAGCCTGGGACAAGATCATCAATGTCAATCTTAAGTCGTGCTTCAATACTGTAAAAGCTGCTACCAAGCCGATGATGAAGCAAAAAGGCGGCTCTATCATTAATATGACCTCGGTGGTAGGATTAAAAGGAAATGCTGGACAGGCTAATTATGCGGCATCGAAAGCCGGCATTATAGGTTTTACCAAGTCTGTTGCCCTCGAACTTGGTTCAAGGGGGATACGCTCGAATGCTATTGCGCCAGGGTTCATCGAAACGGAGATGACAGGCAAACTCGATGAAAAGGTGGTTCAAAGCTGGCGCGAAGCGATTCCGTTGAAACGCGGTGGCAGACCTGAAGATGTGGCCGATGCGTGTATCTTTTTGGCCTCAGACATGTCTTCCTACATCACCGGGCAAGTGATCCAGGTAGATGGCGGGATGTTAACCTGA
- a CDS encoding rhomboid family intramembrane serine protease: MFNLTPLVRTLIIINVVIYVLQNVSDYVTGYLSLWPIGSPYFEPYQFLSYMFAHGGFGHIFFNLLALASFAPILETYWGDKKFLFFYLATGIGAGVIYGLVNYFLFPGQGGPMLGASGALYGVLMAFGLIFPNMELMLLFPPIPIKAKYMVFLIGGITYLTDHSGSVAHMAHFGGALVAFVMINYWKTWGR, from the coding sequence ATGTTCAACCTCACCCCACTCGTCCGAACGCTCATTATTATTAACGTTGTCATCTACGTTTTGCAGAACGTTTCTGACTATGTGACAGGCTACCTCTCGCTCTGGCCAATCGGATCTCCTTATTTCGAGCCCTACCAATTTCTTTCCTATATGTTTGCACACGGAGGTTTTGGGCATATCTTTTTCAACTTGCTTGCCCTGGCTTCGTTCGCACCAATTTTAGAGACCTACTGGGGCGATAAGAAATTCTTATTCTTCTACCTGGCTACAGGAATCGGTGCCGGTGTAATCTATGGACTAGTAAATTACTTCCTCTTCCCAGGACAGGGAGGACCGATGCTTGGTGCGTCCGGAGCACTTTACGGTGTACTGATGGCCTTTGGGTTAATCTTCCCGAACATGGAACTTATGCTCCTGTTTCCTCCCATTCCCATCAAGGCAAAGTATATGGTTTTCCTGATTGGTGGCATCACATATCTCACTGATCATAGTGGAAGCGTGGCTCATATGGCCCACTTTGGCGGAGCATTAGTTGCGTTTGTCATGATCAATTACTGGAAAACCTGGGGGCGTTAG
- the lpdA2 gene encoding dihydrolipoyl dehydrogenase, whose product MANFDLIVIGSGPGGYVAAIRASQLGMKVGVVEKAELGGICLNWGCIPTKALLKSANVFEYIQHAKDYGIDVKDASVDFAGVVKRSRDVANGMSKGIQFLFKKNKIEHIAGNGVLKKGNKVEVTDAEGKKTTYDAKNIILATGARSRELPALKIDGKKIIGYREAMVLPERPKKLLVVGSGAIGVEFAYFYNTMGAEVTIVEFLPRIVPVEDEEVSKQLEKSFKKTGITIYTNSEVTAVDTKGKGCIATVKTPTGEIKIESDIVLSAVGIATNLEGIGLEETGVKTEKGKVIVDQFYKTNVPGVYAIGDITSGPALAHVASAEGIICVEKIAGQNPEPLNYNNVPGCTYCSPEIASVGYTEEAAKKAGYQIKVGKFPFTASGKAKAAGAPDGFVKVIFDAKYGEWLGAHFIGANVTEMIAEVVAARKLETTGHEIIKSVHPHPTMSEAIMEAAAAAYGEVIHL is encoded by the coding sequence ATGGCAAACTTTGATCTGATCGTTATCGGCTCCGGACCCGGTGGTTATGTGGCAGCAATTCGCGCGTCACAGTTGGGAATGAAAGTGGGGGTGGTTGAAAAAGCTGAACTCGGAGGCATCTGTCTCAACTGGGGTTGCATTCCCACGAAGGCATTGCTCAAGAGTGCTAACGTATTTGAATATATCCAGCATGCCAAAGACTATGGTATCGATGTAAAGGACGCCTCCGTTGATTTTGCGGGAGTTGTGAAGCGCAGCCGTGATGTTGCCAATGGCATGAGTAAAGGAATTCAATTCCTGTTCAAGAAAAATAAAATAGAACACATTGCAGGTAATGGTGTTTTGAAAAAAGGCAACAAGGTTGAAGTCACTGACGCAGAAGGAAAAAAGACGACCTACGATGCGAAAAACATTATTCTGGCAACGGGAGCACGCTCACGCGAACTTCCTGCCCTGAAAATCGATGGTAAGAAAATCATTGGCTATCGCGAGGCGATGGTACTTCCGGAGCGTCCCAAGAAATTATTAGTTGTGGGATCGGGCGCTATTGGAGTTGAGTTTGCTTACTTCTACAACACGATGGGAGCCGAAGTCACTATCGTGGAATTCCTTCCGCGCATCGTACCGGTGGAGGATGAAGAAGTTTCAAAGCAGTTGGAAAAATCTTTCAAGAAGACAGGCATAACTATTTATACGAACTCGGAAGTTACTGCCGTGGATACCAAAGGGAAAGGTTGCATAGCAACGGTTAAAACTCCTACTGGTGAAATCAAAATTGAATCCGATATTGTTCTTTCAGCTGTCGGCATTGCGACTAATCTCGAAGGTATCGGGCTGGAAGAAACGGGAGTGAAGACAGAGAAAGGAAAAGTGATCGTAGACCAATTCTATAAAACGAACGTTCCTGGTGTTTACGCTATTGGAGATATCACTTCAGGGCCTGCACTTGCACACGTGGCTTCTGCTGAAGGAATTATTTGTGTAGAAAAAATCGCTGGTCAGAACCCTGAGCCGCTCAATTATAATAATGTGCCGGGTTGCACCTATTGCTCTCCTGAAATTGCATCAGTTGGTTACACCGAAGAAGCTGCAAAGAAGGCAGGTTATCAAATTAAAGTCGGTAAGTTTCCGTTCACAGCTTCAGGTAAAGCGAAAGCAGCCGGAGCCCCTGACGGTTTCGTCAAAGTTATTTTTGATGCCAAGTATGGAGAATGGTTGGGAGCACACTTCATCGGTGCCAATGTAACCGAAATGATTGCAGAAGTAGTGGCAGCCCGAAAACTTGAAACCACTGGTCACGAAATCATCAAGTCAGTTCATCCACACCCGACCATGAGCGAAGCGATTATGGAAGCAGCAGCAGCAGCTTATGGTGAGGTGATCCATTTGTAA
- a CDS encoding nuclease, whose product MKRIAFFIVGLIFSTTVFAEVELNGKVTAVLDGNTIEMVADDNESYKIMLFGIDSPELGQEFGDKAHKFLQKMILDKKIYVRIQGKDRWGTRLGIILIEGKIDPRFELLEAGLAWTAERNPIEELELVKEKAKEKGKGLWKAPDPTPPWIYRRQQTMLEPKSR is encoded by the coding sequence ATGAAGAGAATTGCGTTTTTTATTGTCGGCTTGATCTTTAGTACAACAGTCTTTGCGGAAGTTGAGCTCAACGGCAAGGTTACAGCTGTACTTGATGGTAATACGATTGAAATGGTGGCTGATGATAATGAATCGTACAAGATCATGCTTTTTGGTATTGACAGCCCGGAACTGGGCCAGGAATTTGGAGACAAGGCTCACAAGTTTTTGCAAAAAATGATTCTTGACAAAAAGATATATGTCAGGATTCAGGGTAAAGATCGCTGGGGCACACGCCTCGGAATTATTTTGATTGAAGGCAAAATTGATCCTCGTTTTGAATTGCTGGAAGCTGGCCTCGCCTGGACTGCTGAACGTAATCCAATTGAAGAGTTAGAATTGGTGAAAGAAAAAGCAAAGGAAAAAGGCAAAGGCCTTTGGAAGGCTCCTGATCCAACACCTCCCTGGATTTACCGCAGGCAGCAAACAATGCTTGAGCCGAAGTCGCGGTAA
- the mutL gene encoding DNA mismatch repair protein MutL, giving the protein MPDIIQLLPDSIANQIAAGEVVQRPASAVKELMENSIDAGATTIKLIVKDAGKVLLQVIDNGNGMSETDARMSLERHATSKIRTADDLFRLRTMGFRGEALASIAAVAQMEMKTRLGTEDLGTLLVVEGSEVKKQEPVACEKGTNISIKNLFYNIPARRNFLKSNGVEMSHITEEFQRLALANPSISFSLIQEDELVLDLPGGKLSQRIVNLFGKNYQSQLAPVQEETSLLKISGYIGRPELSKKKRGEQYIFVNQRFIRNNYLGYAVTSAYEGLIQEGNFPFYALFIEIDPKHVDVNVHPTKTEIKFDDERSVYGVVWSAVKQALGSHNLSPAIDFNADVNLLTKISNQPLSREQYYDEQFSSLQRSNLQNWDKLFEQESGTSRLFDKTEVSQKNTIRIESSLNESKEQSSSESEKGIFQFQLKYIVRASRTGVTFIDQQAAHERVLFEKYLLQLKGVPGNSQQSLFPQTLVLSAPDFALTMEMEREILALGFRFEPFGKNTLLISGTPTEVQGNEKELFESLIEQFKKNQSELQLPLRENLAQALARRASIKQGQKMTLEEMEGLAASLFACSTPNFSVDGRPTFFILDSSKIESYFTR; this is encoded by the coding sequence ATGCCCGATATCATTCAACTTCTTCCCGATTCGATTGCCAATCAGATTGCTGCCGGTGAGGTGGTGCAACGCCCCGCTTCTGCAGTCAAGGAGTTGATGGAGAATTCGATTGATGCAGGAGCAACAACCATAAAGCTAATCGTTAAAGACGCAGGCAAAGTGTTGCTGCAAGTCATTGACAACGGCAACGGGATGAGCGAAACCGATGCACGCATGAGCCTGGAACGGCATGCAACTTCCAAAATCCGTACAGCAGATGACCTGTTTCGTCTCCGCACTATGGGATTTCGCGGTGAGGCACTTGCATCCATTGCCGCGGTAGCACAAATGGAAATGAAAACACGACTGGGTACCGAGGACCTCGGAACACTACTGGTCGTTGAAGGTTCCGAAGTGAAGAAGCAAGAGCCTGTTGCCTGTGAAAAAGGAACGAACATCAGCATCAAGAATTTATTTTACAACATTCCTGCCCGAAGGAATTTTCTGAAATCCAACGGAGTGGAGATGAGTCACATCACGGAAGAATTTCAACGCCTTGCGCTCGCTAACCCTTCCATTTCATTTTCACTCATTCAGGAAGATGAATTGGTGCTTGACTTGCCCGGTGGAAAATTAAGTCAAAGGATTGTCAACTTATTTGGGAAAAACTACCAAAGCCAGTTGGCGCCAGTGCAAGAAGAGACTTCACTTTTGAAAATTTCCGGCTACATCGGCAGGCCTGAGTTATCCAAGAAAAAACGCGGAGAGCAATACATTTTTGTAAATCAGCGGTTCATCCGCAATAACTACCTGGGCTACGCTGTCACCAGCGCCTACGAAGGCCTGATCCAGGAAGGCAACTTTCCTTTTTACGCCTTGTTTATCGAAATCGACCCAAAGCATGTAGATGTAAATGTTCATCCTACCAAAACTGAAATCAAATTTGATGACGAGCGTTCTGTTTATGGAGTTGTGTGGAGTGCCGTAAAACAAGCGCTCGGATCCCACAACCTCTCTCCTGCCATTGATTTCAATGCCGATGTCAATCTCCTGACCAAGATCAGTAATCAGCCATTGTCACGTGAGCAATACTATGATGAGCAGTTTAGCTCGCTGCAGCGATCCAATTTGCAAAACTGGGACAAACTTTTTGAACAGGAGTCCGGTACTTCGCGACTATTTGATAAAACGGAAGTGTCGCAGAAAAATACGATCCGAATCGAGAGTTCACTCAACGAGTCAAAAGAACAGTCTTCATCTGAAAGTGAAAAAGGAATATTTCAATTTCAGCTTAAATACATTGTAAGAGCCTCGCGCACCGGGGTCACCTTCATCGATCAGCAGGCTGCACACGAACGAGTTCTTTTTGAAAAATATTTACTCCAACTCAAAGGCGTTCCGGGCAACAGTCAGCAGAGTCTCTTCCCACAAACACTTGTGCTCAGTGCTCCCGACTTTGCACTGACTATGGAAATGGAGCGTGAGATACTCGCTCTCGGTTTCCGGTTTGAGCCTTTCGGAAAAAATACTTTACTTATTTCAGGAACACCGACAGAAGTGCAGGGAAATGAAAAGGAGTTGTTTGAAAGCCTGATCGAGCAATTCAAAAAAAATCAGTCGGAACTGCAATTACCGCTACGAGAAAACCTGGCGCAGGCCCTGGCAAGGCGGGCGAGTATCAAGCAGGGGCAGAAAATGACTTTGGAGGAAATGGAGGGCCTGGCTGCAAGTCTTTTTGCCTGCAGTACCCCAAATTTTTCCGTTGACGGCAGGCCAACCTTTTTTATCCTTGACTCGTCTAAGATTGAAAGCTATTTTACCCGATAA